Proteins from a genomic interval of Oxyura jamaicensis isolate SHBP4307 breed ruddy duck chromosome 10, BPBGC_Ojam_1.0, whole genome shotgun sequence:
- the WDR61 gene encoding WD repeat-containing protein 61, with product MTTQYGILFKQEQAHDDAIWSVAWGKNKKDGSETVISGSLDDLVKVWKWNDEKLDLQWTLEGHQLGVVSVDISHTGAIAASSSLDAHIRLWDLETGKQIKSIDAGPVDAWSLAFSPDSQYLATGSHVGKVNIFGVETGKKEYSLDTRGKFILSIAYSPDGKYLASGAIDGIINIFDIATGKLLHTLEGHAMPIRSLTFSPDSQLLVTASDDGYIKIYDVQHANLAGTLSGHGSWVLNVAFCPDDTHFVSSSSDKSVKVWDAGTRTCVHTFFDHQDQVWGVKYNGSGSKIVSVGDDQEIHIYDCPV from the exons ATGACTACACAG tatgGTATTCTCTTCAAGCAAGAGCAAG CTCATGATGATGCCATCTGGTCAGTTGCCtggggaaagaacaaaaaggatgGTTCTGAAACAGTGATCTCTGGTTCTTTGGATGATCTAGTGAAGGTCTGGAAGTG GAATGATGAAAAATTGGATCTACAGTGGACGTTAGAGGGTCACCAACTAGGCGTGGTATCTGTGGATATCAGCCACACGGGTGCCATTGCAGCATCGAGCTCCCTAGATGCCCATATTCGCCTTTGGGATTTAGAAACTGGCAAACAGATCAAGTCAATAGATGCTGGTCCTG ttgATGCTTGGTCCCTGGCTTTTTCACCTGATTCCCAGTACCTTGCAACAGGAAGTCATGTcggaaaagtaaatattttcggtgttgaaactggaaaaaaagaatattctcTGGACACCAGAGGAAAGTTCATCCTTAGCATTGCATAT AGTCCAGATGGGAAATACCTAGCCAGTGGAGCGATAGATGGCATTATCAATATTTTTGATATTGCAACTGGAAAACTTCTCCACACGCTAGAAG GTCATGCGATGCCTATTCGTTCATTGACATTTTCTCCAGATTCTCAGTTACTTGTAACTGCTTCAGATGACGGCTATATCAAAATCTACGATGT CCAACATGCAAACTTGGCCGGCACATTAAGTGGTCATGGATCCTGGGTATTAAATGTAGCATTTTGTCCTGATGATACCCACTTTGTTTCCAG ttcatctgATAAAAGTGTAAAAGTTTGGGATGCTGGAACAAGAACTTGTGTTCACACTTTCTTTGACCACCAAGATCAG GTTTGGGGAGTGAAATACAATGGAAGTGGGTCCAAAATTGTATCTGTTGGAGATGACCAAGAAATCCATATCTATGATTGTCCTGTTTAA